The following are from one region of the Rhizobacter sp. AJA081-3 genome:
- a CDS encoding NAD(P)-dependent methylenetetrahydromethanopterin dehydrogenase, which produces MERPYILHMITPGKQMSPFDINMAADAGYQIIVPYCDAGIDSVTALTQDAIFSRGPKGVARTGLFIGGRDALLAADMLERSTKAMVPPFVVSVMADPSGAYTTAAAMVACVEAALLKTQPQGLKGQRVVILGGTGPVGRIAGVLAAMAGAEVALSSRNGIDVAEEAAQQTGKRFGVTIHGISGGDRAAVRTSIADADVVLACAAAGVQVVSAEDLSHVKRMKVAADVNAVPPEGVAGVGVMDDAKPLAGTNAVGIGALAIGNVKYQTQHRLLVQMRDAPKAVTLGFAEAFATARAFLAESAAGKGG; this is translated from the coding sequence ATGGAACGCCCCTACATCCTCCACATGATCACGCCGGGCAAGCAGATGAGCCCGTTCGACATCAACATGGCCGCAGACGCCGGCTACCAGATCATCGTGCCGTACTGCGACGCCGGCATCGATAGCGTGACCGCGCTGACGCAGGACGCGATCTTCTCGCGCGGCCCGAAGGGCGTGGCGCGCACCGGGCTGTTCATCGGCGGGCGCGACGCGCTGCTCGCCGCCGACATGCTGGAGCGCTCGACCAAGGCGATGGTGCCGCCCTTCGTGGTGTCGGTGATGGCCGACCCGAGCGGCGCCTACACCACCGCCGCGGCGATGGTGGCCTGCGTCGAGGCGGCACTGCTGAAGACGCAGCCGCAGGGCCTGAAGGGCCAGCGCGTGGTCATCCTCGGCGGCACCGGGCCGGTGGGCCGCATCGCCGGCGTGCTCGCGGCCATGGCCGGGGCCGAGGTCGCGCTGTCCAGCCGCAACGGCATCGACGTGGCCGAAGAGGCCGCCCAGCAGACCGGCAAGCGCTTCGGCGTGACCATCCACGGCATCTCCGGCGGCGACCGCGCCGCGGTGCGCACCTCGATCGCCGATGCCGACGTGGTGCTCGCCTGCGCCGCTGCCGGCGTGCAGGTGGTGTCGGCCGAGGACCTGAGCCACGTGAAGCGCATGAAGGTGGCCGCCGACGTGAACGCGGTGCCGCCCGAGGGCGTGGCCGGCGTCGGCGTGATGGACGACGCCAAGCCGCTGGCCGGCACCAACGCCGTGGGCATCGGCGCGCTGGCGATCGGCAACGTCAAGTACCAGACGCAGCATCGCCTGCTGGTGCAGATGCGCGATGCGCCCAAGGCGGTGACGCTCGGCTTCGCCGAGGCCTTCGCCACGGCGCGCGCCTTCCTGGCCGAGTCCGCGGCCGGCAAGGGCGGCTGA